TCTACACCGCGGTCGAGGGCGTGCCGCCGTTCGGCGAGGACGGCAGATCCCCGCAACGACCGGCCGAGAACGCCGGTCCGCTCGCCGGTGCCCTGCAGAAGATGCTGCGGGCCGACCCGGCCACCCGGCCGACGATGGACGACACCGTCTACGCGATGAAGGCGATCACCGAAGGGCGCGAGCAGACCGCGTTCATTCCGCCGACCGCGCCGGCGATGCCGACCGTGCCCGCGTCCCGGCCGATCCCGACCAACCAGCCGAACCTGCCGGCCGCCGCGCAGCAAGCGATGGCCGCGCAGCAGACGGTCGTCCAGCAACCGGTCGTGCCGCCGCCTGGTCCGCAGCAGCCGGTCCCGTTGATGCAGCTTCCGGTCCAGCAGGTGCCCCAGGCGCCCGCGCCGCCGCAACCGATGCAGCAGCCGACCGCGCGGTTCACGCCGACGCCGGCGCAGCAGGCCATGTCCGCGCAGGCAGTCCGGGAAAAGGCGGCCGCGCGGAAGCGGTTGATCCTGACCATCGCGGCGGTGTTGTGCGCGGTGCTGATCGGGATCGGCATTTCCCAGCTGTTGTTCGTTTGACGCTGGTCAGGCGACGTTCGCGATCGCTTCCTGCATGGCTTCGAGGAACGTCCGCACGGCCGGGCTGCCCGCCACCCGAGCGGACACCGCGGCGTGGATGTGCCTGCTCGGCTGCGGATTGCGGACCCGGCGCACCACCACGCCCGGATGCGGGGTGCCCAGCCCGAGCTCCGGCACCAGGCCGACGCCGAGCC
This sequence is a window from Amycolatopsis benzoatilytica AK 16/65. Protein-coding genes within it:
- a CDS encoding serine/threonine-protein kinase — encoded protein: MSSEGSIVGGRYRLDQPIGRGRAGIVWQAFDTRLFRTVAVKRMYLPVGLPPERAEQARAMAMEEGKAAAKIDHACAITVYDVLPDGPDVWLVMEYIPSRGMSVFLAEHGRLTPEQAAFLGIQLGDAMASIHSAGIVHRTLEPNTVLLADDGSVKLTDIGITGGGPHAAFQAPEVARGGPPSPEADVFSLGATLYTAVEGVPPFGEDGRSPQRPAENAGPLAGALQKMLRADPATRPTMDDTVYAMKAITEGREQTAFIPPTAPAMPTVPASRPIPTNQPNLPAAAQQAMAAQQTVVQQPVVPPPGPQQPVPLMQLPVQQVPQAPAPPQPMQQPTARFTPTPAQQAMSAQAVREKAAARKRLILTIAAVLCAVLIGIGISQLLFV